Proteins encoded together in one Musa acuminata AAA Group cultivar baxijiao chromosome BXJ3-6, Cavendish_Baxijiao_AAA, whole genome shotgun sequence window:
- the LOC135641008 gene encoding uncharacterized protein LOC135641008 isoform X2, translating to MQVKSASPAGDCAFSAGGYQRVSPDILPLSHGRKPILNRAWKDETADHSSRNATHFPCEGKPVRARSVLGTADPSPTREHQLPRISFPSDSPSALAASDIQPLLSAPVSFTAFPAPSKSQSRHHEIINGVDGGGDVILQWGHNKRTRAPRAECRASGDAASAHSRQILKIPRRSTAGMAPPPSGGSYARGANLRTSVVVRDAAAPLVSRGVEERSGGPTRSEKRSPSSLPEKAQKNPTNGAADGHMNLPESKLASDQDTGGSGSAPPLVAIGERLNLDQFEWPKICISLSRKEKEDDFLAMKGTKLPQRPKKRAKNIDKNLQYCFPGMWLSDLTRGRYEVREKKCVKKKRRGLKGMESMDSDSE from the exons ATGCAGGTGAAGAGCGCTTCTCCGGCTGGAGATTGTGCCTTTTCTGCCGGCGG ATACCAGAGAGTAAGCCCAGATATCCTTCCTCTCAGCCATGGAAGGAAACCCATCCTCAATAGAGCATGGAAAGATGAGACTGCGGACCATAGCAGCCGAAACGCAACTCATTTCCCCTGCGAAGGTAAACCCGTAAGAGCGAGATCGGTGTTGGGAACTGCTGATCCATCCCCAACTCGAGAACACCAACTGCCTCGCATCTCATTCCCCTCGGATTCCCCTTCCGCACTGGCCGCCTCCGACATCCAACCTCTACTCTCTGCCCCTGTCTCCTTCACCGCCTTCCCGGCGCCGTCGAAGTCTCAGAGCCGCCACCATGAGATCATCAACGGGGTGGACGGCGGCGGCGACGTCATCCTGCAGTGGGGTCACAACAAGAGAACCCGAGCGCCGAGGGCGGAGTGCCGGGCGTCGGGCGACGCCGCCTCCGCCCACTCGCGGCAGATCCTCAAGATCCCGCGCAGATCGACGGCGGGGATGGCTCCTCCGCCTTCTGGCGGTTCGTACGCCAGGGGAGCCAATCTGAGGACGTCTGTAGTGGTCCGTGACGCTGCTGCCCCTCTCGTCAGCAG GGGCGTGGAAGAGCGATCAGGCGGCCCAACTCGATCCGAGAAGCGATCGCCCTCGTCCCTGCCGGAAAAGGCCCAGAAGAACCCCACCAACGGCGCAGCGGACGGCCACATGAACCTCCCGGAGTCGAAGCTGGCATCGGACCAGGATacgggcggcagcggcagcgccccTCCGCTGGTCGCGATCGGGGAGAGGCTGAACCTGGATCAGTTCGAGTGGCCCAAGATTTGCATATCCCTCTCCCGCAAGGAGAAGGAGGACGACTTCTTGGCCATGAAGGGCACCAAGCTTCCCCAGAGACCCAAAAAGAGGGCTAAGAACATCGATAAGAATCTCCAG TATTGTTTTCCTGGAATGTGGCTTTCGGATCTGACGAGAGGACGGTATGAAGTGAGGGAGAAGAAGTGCGTAAAGAAG AAGCGCAGGGGATTGAAGGGGATGGAGAGCATGGACAGCGATTCCGAGTGA
- the LOC135641008 gene encoding uncharacterized protein LOC135641008 isoform X1, whose product MMRFAPISAFHHLYLFCSLFASEILKEEGDAGEERFSGWRLCLFCRRVSARRLLLSASGTERPYQRVSPDILPLSHGRKPILNRAWKDETADHSSRNATHFPCEGKPVRARSVLGTADPSPTREHQLPRISFPSDSPSALAASDIQPLLSAPVSFTAFPAPSKSQSRHHEIINGVDGGGDVILQWGHNKRTRAPRAECRASGDAASAHSRQILKIPRRSTAGMAPPPSGGSYARGANLRTSVVVRDAAAPLVSRGVEERSGGPTRSEKRSPSSLPEKAQKNPTNGAADGHMNLPESKLASDQDTGGSGSAPPLVAIGERLNLDQFEWPKICISLSRKEKEDDFLAMKGTKLPQRPKKRAKNIDKNLQYCFPGMWLSDLTRGRYEVREKKCVKKKRRGLKGMESMDSDSE is encoded by the exons ATGATGAGGTTTGCTCCAATCTCTGcttttcaccacctctatctcttCTGCTCTCTATTTGCGTCG GAGATCCTGAAGGAGGAAGGCGATGCAGGTGAAGAGCGCTTCTCCGGCTGGAGATTGTGCCTTTTCTGCCGGCGGGTATCTGCCCGACGATTGCTTCTTTCGGCTTCCGGAACGGAGAGACC ATACCAGAGAGTAAGCCCAGATATCCTTCCTCTCAGCCATGGAAGGAAACCCATCCTCAATAGAGCATGGAAAGATGAGACTGCGGACCATAGCAGCCGAAACGCAACTCATTTCCCCTGCGAAGGTAAACCCGTAAGAGCGAGATCGGTGTTGGGAACTGCTGATCCATCCCCAACTCGAGAACACCAACTGCCTCGCATCTCATTCCCCTCGGATTCCCCTTCCGCACTGGCCGCCTCCGACATCCAACCTCTACTCTCTGCCCCTGTCTCCTTCACCGCCTTCCCGGCGCCGTCGAAGTCTCAGAGCCGCCACCATGAGATCATCAACGGGGTGGACGGCGGCGGCGACGTCATCCTGCAGTGGGGTCACAACAAGAGAACCCGAGCGCCGAGGGCGGAGTGCCGGGCGTCGGGCGACGCCGCCTCCGCCCACTCGCGGCAGATCCTCAAGATCCCGCGCAGATCGACGGCGGGGATGGCTCCTCCGCCTTCTGGCGGTTCGTACGCCAGGGGAGCCAATCTGAGGACGTCTGTAGTGGTCCGTGACGCTGCTGCCCCTCTCGTCAGCAG GGGCGTGGAAGAGCGATCAGGCGGCCCAACTCGATCCGAGAAGCGATCGCCCTCGTCCCTGCCGGAAAAGGCCCAGAAGAACCCCACCAACGGCGCAGCGGACGGCCACATGAACCTCCCGGAGTCGAAGCTGGCATCGGACCAGGATacgggcggcagcggcagcgccccTCCGCTGGTCGCGATCGGGGAGAGGCTGAACCTGGATCAGTTCGAGTGGCCCAAGATTTGCATATCCCTCTCCCGCAAGGAGAAGGAGGACGACTTCTTGGCCATGAAGGGCACCAAGCTTCCCCAGAGACCCAAAAAGAGGGCTAAGAACATCGATAAGAATCTCCAG TATTGTTTTCCTGGAATGTGGCTTTCGGATCTGACGAGAGGACGGTATGAAGTGAGGGAGAAGAAGTGCGTAAAGAAG AAGCGCAGGGGATTGAAGGGGATGGAGAGCATGGACAGCGATTCCGAGTGA
- the LOC135641008 gene encoding uncharacterized protein LOC135641008 isoform X3 codes for MKQSLTSISPYMFHRYQRVSPDILPLSHGRKPILNRAWKDETADHSSRNATHFPCEGKPVRARSVLGTADPSPTREHQLPRISFPSDSPSALAASDIQPLLSAPVSFTAFPAPSKSQSRHHEIINGVDGGGDVILQWGHNKRTRAPRAECRASGDAASAHSRQILKIPRRSTAGMAPPPSGGSYARGANLRTSVVVRDAAAPLVSRGVEERSGGPTRSEKRSPSSLPEKAQKNPTNGAADGHMNLPESKLASDQDTGGSGSAPPLVAIGERLNLDQFEWPKICISLSRKEKEDDFLAMKGTKLPQRPKKRAKNIDKNLQYCFPGMWLSDLTRGRYEVREKKCVKKKRRGLKGMESMDSDSE; via the exons ATGAAGCAATCGCTGACCTCAATTTCGCCATATATGTTTCACAGATACCAGAGAGTAAGCCCAGATATCCTTCCTCTCAGCCATGGAAGGAAACCCATCCTCAATAGAGCATGGAAAGATGAGACTGCGGACCATAGCAGCCGAAACGCAACTCATTTCCCCTGCGAAGGTAAACCCGTAAGAGCGAGATCGGTGTTGGGAACTGCTGATCCATCCCCAACTCGAGAACACCAACTGCCTCGCATCTCATTCCCCTCGGATTCCCCTTCCGCACTGGCCGCCTCCGACATCCAACCTCTACTCTCTGCCCCTGTCTCCTTCACCGCCTTCCCGGCGCCGTCGAAGTCTCAGAGCCGCCACCATGAGATCATCAACGGGGTGGACGGCGGCGGCGACGTCATCCTGCAGTGGGGTCACAACAAGAGAACCCGAGCGCCGAGGGCGGAGTGCCGGGCGTCGGGCGACGCCGCCTCCGCCCACTCGCGGCAGATCCTCAAGATCCCGCGCAGATCGACGGCGGGGATGGCTCCTCCGCCTTCTGGCGGTTCGTACGCCAGGGGAGCCAATCTGAGGACGTCTGTAGTGGTCCGTGACGCTGCTGCCCCTCTCGTCAGCAG GGGCGTGGAAGAGCGATCAGGCGGCCCAACTCGATCCGAGAAGCGATCGCCCTCGTCCCTGCCGGAAAAGGCCCAGAAGAACCCCACCAACGGCGCAGCGGACGGCCACATGAACCTCCCGGAGTCGAAGCTGGCATCGGACCAGGATacgggcggcagcggcagcgccccTCCGCTGGTCGCGATCGGGGAGAGGCTGAACCTGGATCAGTTCGAGTGGCCCAAGATTTGCATATCCCTCTCCCGCAAGGAGAAGGAGGACGACTTCTTGGCCATGAAGGGCACCAAGCTTCCCCAGAGACCCAAAAAGAGGGCTAAGAACATCGATAAGAATCTCCAG TATTGTTTTCCTGGAATGTGGCTTTCGGATCTGACGAGAGGACGGTATGAAGTGAGGGAGAAGAAGTGCGTAAAGAAG AAGCGCAGGGGATTGAAGGGGATGGAGAGCATGGACAGCGATTCCGAGTGA
- the LOC135641008 gene encoding uncharacterized protein LOC135641008 isoform X4 — protein MMRYQRVSPDILPLSHGRKPILNRAWKDETADHSSRNATHFPCEGKPVRARSVLGTADPSPTREHQLPRISFPSDSPSALAASDIQPLLSAPVSFTAFPAPSKSQSRHHEIINGVDGGGDVILQWGHNKRTRAPRAECRASGDAASAHSRQILKIPRRSTAGMAPPPSGGSYARGANLRTSVVVRDAAAPLVSRGVEERSGGPTRSEKRSPSSLPEKAQKNPTNGAADGHMNLPESKLASDQDTGGSGSAPPLVAIGERLNLDQFEWPKICISLSRKEKEDDFLAMKGTKLPQRPKKRAKNIDKNLQYCFPGMWLSDLTRGRYEVREKKCVKKKRRGLKGMESMDSDSE, from the exons ATGATGAG ATACCAGAGAGTAAGCCCAGATATCCTTCCTCTCAGCCATGGAAGGAAACCCATCCTCAATAGAGCATGGAAAGATGAGACTGCGGACCATAGCAGCCGAAACGCAACTCATTTCCCCTGCGAAGGTAAACCCGTAAGAGCGAGATCGGTGTTGGGAACTGCTGATCCATCCCCAACTCGAGAACACCAACTGCCTCGCATCTCATTCCCCTCGGATTCCCCTTCCGCACTGGCCGCCTCCGACATCCAACCTCTACTCTCTGCCCCTGTCTCCTTCACCGCCTTCCCGGCGCCGTCGAAGTCTCAGAGCCGCCACCATGAGATCATCAACGGGGTGGACGGCGGCGGCGACGTCATCCTGCAGTGGGGTCACAACAAGAGAACCCGAGCGCCGAGGGCGGAGTGCCGGGCGTCGGGCGACGCCGCCTCCGCCCACTCGCGGCAGATCCTCAAGATCCCGCGCAGATCGACGGCGGGGATGGCTCCTCCGCCTTCTGGCGGTTCGTACGCCAGGGGAGCCAATCTGAGGACGTCTGTAGTGGTCCGTGACGCTGCTGCCCCTCTCGTCAGCAG GGGCGTGGAAGAGCGATCAGGCGGCCCAACTCGATCCGAGAAGCGATCGCCCTCGTCCCTGCCGGAAAAGGCCCAGAAGAACCCCACCAACGGCGCAGCGGACGGCCACATGAACCTCCCGGAGTCGAAGCTGGCATCGGACCAGGATacgggcggcagcggcagcgccccTCCGCTGGTCGCGATCGGGGAGAGGCTGAACCTGGATCAGTTCGAGTGGCCCAAGATTTGCATATCCCTCTCCCGCAAGGAGAAGGAGGACGACTTCTTGGCCATGAAGGGCACCAAGCTTCCCCAGAGACCCAAAAAGAGGGCTAAGAACATCGATAAGAATCTCCAG TATTGTTTTCCTGGAATGTGGCTTTCGGATCTGACGAGAGGACGGTATGAAGTGAGGGAGAAGAAGTGCGTAAAGAAG AAGCGCAGGGGATTGAAGGGGATGGAGAGCATGGACAGCGATTCCGAGTGA